The DNA region ATTACGGTATAAATACTGCTATCGAAACAACGGGCTTTGCACGTTGGGAGTTTATAGAAAAGTATTTGCCGTATCTTGATTATGTGCTTATGGATATTAAGCATATGAACAGTGCAAAGCACAAGGAATTTACCACTCAGCCCAATGAACTTATTCACGAAAACGCAAAAAGAATTGCGGAGTCGGGAATGGTTGATTTGACAATAAGAGTGCCTGTTATACCGACATTTAACGCAACACCGGAAGAAATTTATGACATTGCAATGTTTGCTGCAAGTTTGAAAGGTGTTAAGAAACTTCATTTACTTCCATACCACAGACTCGGACAAGGCAAATATGACGGATTGGGTAGAGAATACAAACTTGACGGAATTGATTTAATTCCTAACGAGTATATGCAAGAACTTCTTGAAGTTGCTAAAAAATCGGGACTTGAATGTCAGATAGGCGGTTAAAATGAAAATTGAAATAATGAATGAAAATCACAGAGATAAAGTGCTTGAATTATCAAAAGCATTTTATTGCAGTGATGCACTTGATCACGAAGTGCCTATGAATATTATCGAAACAAATATTGATGCGGCAATAAGTGGAGATAAAGGCTTAATTGGTTTTGTATTTTGTGAAGATAATGAGGTTGTCGGATTTTCTTACGTGACGACTTATTATGAAACTGAAGTAGGCGGTATATGCGTACAGATTATTGATTTGTATGTAAATGAAAATGCTCGTGGAAAAGGTGTGGCGACACAGTATTTTAATTATTTATTCGACAAATACAGTGGTGCAAAGCGTTTCAGACTTGAAGTCGTTAAAGATAATGTAAAAGCAATATCGCTGTATAAGAAAATGGGATTTACAGACGTATCATACGGACAAATGAAAATTGATAAGATATAAAAAATAACGCTGTTTATCAGCGTTATTTTTTTGTATTCCTGTTTGGTAATGTTATAGCAATAAAAAATGGTTGGTTCAAAATGAACCAACCATTTATAATATTTAAAATTATTCGCCTTGAGCAAGCTTAACAAGATGTGCATACTTTTCTTCTGCATTCTTCTTAGCCTTTGCAAATAGTTCCTTAGCTCTTTCAGGGTTTGAACGAGCAAGTGAATTATAACGAACTTCACCCATGATGAAGTCTTCATAATCCATTGTAGGAGCTTTTGAGTCAAGCTGGAACGGATTTTTGCCGTCCAAAGCAAGTCTTGGGTCAAATCTGAACAAGTGCCAGTAACCTGCGTCAACGGCTTTCTTTTCTTCTGTTTGAGCAATACTCATACCGCCCTTGATACCATGATTGATACATGGAGCATAAGCGATGATTAGAGAAGGACCGTGATAGCTTTCAGCCTCAAGCAGAGCTTTAAGAAGTTGAGCTTGGTTAGCACCTTGAGCAACTTGTGCAACGTATACATAACCGTAACTCATAGCGATAGCTGCAAGGTCTTTCTTCTTAACTTCCTTACCTGCGGCAGCAAATTGAGCAATAGCACCTGTCGGTGTAGCTTTTGATGACTGACCGCCTGTATTTGAATAAACTTCTGTATCGAATACAAGAATGTTTACATCTTCACCTGATGCAAGTACGTGGTCAACACCGCCGAAACCGATGTCATAAGCCCAACCGTCACCACCGAATATCCAGCAAGATTTCTTTGATAGGTATTCTTTATCGGCAAGTACGTCCTTAGCCTCTTTAGAATTGATATTAGCAATAGCCTTTAGAAGTTCGTCAGTAGCAACCTTGTTTGCGGCAGCGTCATTCTTTGTTTCAATGAACTTGTCAACAACAGGCTTAACATCTGCATTTTCTTCAGCTATCTTTTCAAGCTTAGCGATGTTTGTATTTCTCAATGTATCTTGAGCGATGAACATACCAAGACCGTATTCGGCGTTATCCTCAAATAATGAGTTAGCCCAAGCAGGACCGTGGCCGTTTACGTCTATTGTGTATGGTGTAGATGGTGAAGAACCACCCCAAATTGATGAACAACCTGTAGCATTTGCAATGTACATTCTGTCACCGAATAGCTGTGTAACAAGTTTTGCGTATGGTGTTTCACCACAACCTGCACAAGCACCTGAGAATTCAAGGTAAGGCTTTCTGAATTGGCTGCCTTTAACTGTTGAAATCTTGAACTTGTCAAGAACTTCCTGCTTTTCTGCAAGCTGAACAAGGTAATCATACTTTTCCTGTTCCTTAGCTGTTTCATCATCGAATGATGTCATAACAAGGGCAGGGGCTTTTTTGCCGGCATTGTTTACAGGGCAAACATTAGCACAGCTTCCGCAACCTGTACAGTCATAAACTGAAATAGCCATAGCATAGTAATAGCCGTCAAGCTGCATTGCATTTTGGTATCTGATACCCTCAGGAGCATTGTCAAGCTCTTCTTTTGTAAGAATTACAGGACGGATACAAGCGTGAGGACATACATATGAACAGTTACCGCATTCGATACAAGTTTCGTTATTCCAAACAGGAACGTCGATAGCAATACCTCTCTTTTCAAATGCTGATGAACCAAGAGGAACTTCACCTGTCTGATAAGCCTCGAATGTAGAAACAGGTAATTGCATACCTCTGAATTGGTTGATAGGAACAAGTACATCGTTTACATAGTCGATTAGCTTGCCTTCACCGTCATGCTTAACTGAAAGATCTTCGCTTTGAGCGTTCTTCCAGCTTTCAGGAACTTCAACCTTAACGATTTGCTGAGCACCGGCATCAATAGCGTCGTGATTCATCTTAACGATTGCGTCACCCTTCTTTGAATATGATGCAGTTGCGGCGTCCTTCATATACTTAATAGCGTCTTCTTCAGGAAGAATCTTTGAAAGTTTAAAGAATGCTGATTGAAGAACAGTATTAATTCTGTTGCCAAGACCGATTTCCTTACCAATCTTAACACCGTCGATTGTATAGAATTGAATATTGTTGTCAGCGATATACTTCTTAACCTGACCAGGAAGATGTTCTTCAAGTTCTTCTGTATTCCATGAACAGTTAAGTAGGAATACACCGCCCGGCTTAACGTCCTCAACCATATTGTATTGTCTGATATATGATGCCTTGTGACAAGCAACAAAGTCAGCCTTGTTGATTAGATATGTTGAAGTAATCTTAGCATTACCAAAACGTAAGTGAGATACTGTAAGACCGCCCGACTTCTTAGAGTCATAGTCAAAGTAAGCTTGTACGTTCATATCTGTGTGGTCACCGATAATCTTAACAGAGTTCTTGTTAGCACCGACTGTACCGTCTGCACCAAGACCCCAGAACTTACAGCTTGTGATACCTGCCGGAGTTGTGTCAGGGTTTTCATCAAGAGCAAGTGATAGGTTAGTAACATCATCGTTGATACCGATTGTAAATCTCTTCTTTTCTGTGTTTTTGAATACGGCAATGATTTGAGCAGGAGTTGTATCCTTTGAACCAAGACCGTAACGACCTGTGTATACAGGAACATTGGCAAATTCTGTGTCACGAAGTGCCGCAACAACATCAAGATATAGAGGTTCACCGATTGAACCCGGTTCTTTTGTTCTGTCAAGAACAGAAATCTTCTTAACTGTTGAAGGAATAGCTGCAACCAAGTGCTTAACACTGAAAGGTCTGTAAAGTCTAACCTTAACAAGACCAACCTTGCGGCCGTTTGCGTTTAGGTAATCAACAGTTTCCGAGATTGTATCACAGACACTGCCCATAGCGATAATAACTTCATCAGCGTCTTCTGCACCGTAGTAGTTGAATAGCTTATAATCGCTGCCGATTTTTTCGTTTACTTTATTCATGTATTCTTCAACAACTTCAGGAATTGCATCGTAAGCTTTGTTAGAAGCCTCTTTAGCCTGGAAGAATACGTCAGGGTTTTGAGCTGTACCTCTCTGAGCAGGATGTTCAGGATTTAGTGACTTACGTCTGAAGTCGTTTAGTGCATCCCAATCAAGCATATCTGCAAGATCCGAATAATCCCAACAAGCCACCTTTTGATATTCGTGAGAAGTTCTGAAACCGTCAAAGAAATGAATGAACGGAATTTTACCCTTTATTGTTGATAGGTGAGCAACTGCACCAAGGTCCATTGCTTCTTGCGGATTAGTTGACGCAAGCATAGCAAAACCTGTCTGACGACAAGCCATAACGTCCTGATGATCGCCGAATATTGAAAGTGCATGTGATGCCAAAGCTCTTGCCGATACGTTAAATACGCAAGGAAGTTGTTCACCTGCAATCTTGTACATATTAGGAATCATAAGTAAAAGACCTTGTGATGCTGTATAAGTTGTTGTAAGAGCACCTGCTGTAAGTGAACCGTGAACTGCACCTGCGGCACCGGCCTCAGACTGCATTTCAACCACTCTTACAGTACGTCCGAAAATGTTTTTCTGTCCGGCAGCTGACCATTTGTCGGTTACTTCTGCCATTGTAGATGATGGTGTGATAGGATAGATAGCGGCAACATCTGTAAACGCATATGATGCGTAAGCTGCTGCGTTGTTACCATCCATGGTTTTCATTTTTCTAGCCATCGGAATTAATTCCTCCTCTTTTTTCTCTTATAAAGAGAGAAAACTCCCTTTAATGTGTATTAGTTATATATACATATATATATAATATCACTTTTGAAACTCAAAATCAAGGGCGGAACACAATATTTTGTGTTAAATATGAATATTTTTCTAAAAACAGGGGAGTATATAGATTTTAAAATAAAAAACCAAAGCATTTTTTATGCTTTGGTCATTTTCAAACGAAGTCTTTTTTCTTTTTCGATAAAACTGTTAAACAGATAATAGCATTTATCGGACATTTGCGTAAGTTTCTTTGTGGAAATATTTTTTCCGTTCTTTAAACGTTTTTTGACGGCACAATCAAAACGATATTTATAAAAGTCAACATACAGTGAAAAAAAGAAAAGATGTATTGAATTAAACAGTATTTTCATATAATACCTCCCGAAGTTAATAGTTATAGTATTTTCAAAATTAAATAAGTTAACCATGTAATATTTGCGTTGAAGTACAGAATTTGGCTTACCTATCGGAAGGTAAATGATTGTAATATTACTGTAATAAAGCAGTAATGGACGTGTAATTGAAAAAATAGATATAGGGTGCTATAATTAGAAATCAGTTAGTCAAACACAATATATTGTGGTTTGAAATGAGTGGGATACGATATTTGAGGGAGTAATTTAGTTATGAAAGTAGTAAAAAAGGACAATACAAAAGAGCCTTTTAACGTGCAAAAGGTCGTTATTGCGGTAAATAAATCAGCCTTTCGTGCATTGGTAAAATTTACGGATGAGGAGATTGACTTTATATGTCGTTTCGTTCAGGACGAGGCGAGAAAAATGGGTAAGGAAGAAATTGAAATCTCCGAAATGCACAACATTGTAGAGGGTGCGCTTGAAAGAGTTAATCCGAAAGTTGCGAAAAGTTATCGTGATTACAGAAATTACAAACAGGACTTCGTACAAATGCTTGATGAAGTTTATAAGAAAAGTCAGTCGATTATGTATATCGGTGACAAGGAAAATTCAAATACTGACAGTGCGCTTGTTTCGACAAAGAGAAGTCTTATATTTAATCAACTTAATAAAGAACTTTACAAGAAGTTTTTCCTTACAACAGAAGAACTTCAGGCGTGTCGTGACGGATATATTTACATACACGATATGTCGGCAAGACGTGATACAATGAACTGCTGTCTTTTTGATGTGCAAAGCGTTTTGCAGGGCGGCTTTGAAATGGGGAATCTTTGGTATAACGAACCGAAAACTCTTGACGTTGCATTTGATGTTATAGGCGATATTGTTTTGTCTGCGGCAAGCCAGCAGTACGGAGGCTTTACAGTTCCGTCGGCAGACCTTATTTTAGAGCCGTATGCGGAAAAGTCATATAAATATTATATAGAAAAATATAAGAATATCGGACTTGACGAAGAAAAATCAAAAGAAATCGCAATACAAGATATTCAAAGAGATTTTGAACAGGGTTTCCAAGGTTGGGAATATAAATTCAATTCGGTATCATCAAGCCGCGGCGATTATCCGTTTATAACCGTTACTATCGGTACTGGTACGGGACGTTTTGCAAAGATGGCGTCAAAGACTATGCTTGAAGTCAGAAAGAACGGACAAGGCAAAAAAGGACACAAAAAGCCTGTTTTGTTCCCTAAAGTAGTGTTCTTGTATGATGAAAAACTTCACGGTGAGGGCGGTCCTTTGGAAGATGTTTTTGAGGCGGGAATTGACTGTTCTTCAAAGACAATGTACCCTGATTGGCTAAGCCTTTCGGGTGAGGGATATATTGCGTCAATGTATAAAAAATACGGTAAAATCGTTTCACCTATGGGCTGTCGTGCGTTCTTGTCACCTTGGTACGAAAAGGGCGGTATGAAACCGGCTGATGAAAATGACGTGCCTGTATTTGTAGGAAGATTTAATATAGGTGCTGTGTCGCTTCATTTACCTATGATTTTGGCAAAGGCTCAACAGGAAAATAAACCGTTTTTTGACGTGCTTGATTATTACTTAAACCTAATCAGACAACTTCACTTGCGTACATATGACTATCTTGGCGAAATGCGTGCGTCTACAAATCCGCTTGCATATTGTGAGGGCGGTTTCTACGGCGGTCATCTTGGAATACATGATAAAATAAAGCCTATTTTAAAGACTGCAACAGCGTCATTCGGTATTACGGCACTTAATGAATTGCAACAGCTTTATAATAAGCGTTCACTTGTCGAAGACGGTGAATTTGCAATCAGAACACTTGAACATATTAATGACAAAGTAAATCAATTCAAGGCTGAGGACGGAAAACTTTATGCCATATACGGTACACCTGCCGAGTCGCTTTGCGGACTTCAGGTTACACAATTCAGAAAGAAGTACGGCGTAATCGAAAACGTATCCGACAGAGAATATGTCTCAAACAGTTTTCATTGTCACGTTACGGAGGATATTACTCCGATTCAAAAACAAGACCTTGAAAAACGTTTTTGGGAGCTTTCAAACGGCGGTAAAATTCAGTATGTAAAATACCCTATAAGCTATAACAGAGAGGCTATAAAAACTCTTGTAAGACGAGCAATGGATATGGGATTTTATGAGGGTGTAAACTTGTCGCTTGCGTATTGTGACGACTGCGGATATGAAGAACTTGAAATGGACGTGTGTCCGAAGTGCGGAAGTAAGAATCTTACTAAAATCGAAAGAATGAACGGTTACTTGTCATATTCGAGAGTTAAGGGCGATACAAGACTTAACAATGCAAAAATGGCAGAAATCGCAGAAAGGAAAAGTATGTAATGCGTTATCATAATATAACAAAAGATGATATGCTTAACGGTGACGGACTTCGTGTTGTACTGTGGGTTGCCGGTTGTGAACATCATTGCCCGAATTGTCAAAATCCCGTAACGTGGGATATAAACGGCGGTTTGGAATTTGATGAGGCTGCAAAGAAAGAGATTTTTGATGAACTTGAAAAAAATTATGTTTCCGGTATAACATTCAGCGGCGGAGATCCTCTTCATACACAAAATCGAAAAGACGTCGGAGCACTTATTGAAGAAATTAAAGAAAAATTCCCGAATAAAACCATTTGGATTTACAGCGGTTATGATTGGCAGGAAGTAAAAGATTTGCCGTGTATGAAATATGTTGACGTAATGGTGGACGGTGAATTTGTGGACGGTCTGAAAGATAATAAGCTTTTGTGGCGGGGAAGTACAAACCAAAAAGTTATAGACGTACAGAAAAGCCTTGAAATAGATAAGGTTGTTCTTGCGGTTAAGTAAAGGAGTTAATATATGCAGAGAGTAGCTAAATTTGAAAAAGTCAGCTTTGAACAATTCAAAAAAGACTGGGCAGACACATTTTATGTGACAGATGGTATAGAAAAGATATACGAAGATATAAAGCTTCCGAAAAGAGCAACGGCAGGCTCGGCAGGTTATGATTTTTATGCACCGATGGCATTTGAATTAAAGCCTGGAGAAACTATAAAAATACCGACAGGTATCAGAGTTAAAATCAATGACGGCTGGGTACTGAAACTTTATCCTAGAAGCGGTTTGGGATTTAAGTTCAGAGTGCAGATGAACAATACCGTCGGAATTATCGACAGTGATTATTATAACAGCGATAATGAGGGACATATATTCTGCAAAATCACAAACGACACAAACGAAGATAAAACCGTTTCGGTAAACAAAGGTACAGGCTTTTGTCAGGGAATATTCGTAGAATACGGAATTACTTTTGACGATGATGTTACCGACGAAAGAAACGGCGGTTTCGGAAGTACGGGAATGTAAAAAAATGAGTTCCAAGTGAACTCATTTTTTAGTTTGTATCTATATGTTTTCTGTATTCATTAGGACTCATATGCACGATATGGCGAAATGTTTTACAAAAATATGTTGATGAATTATAACCGCAGGCGGTAGCTATATCCGTTATGCTATGTTTACTGTTTCTTAGAAGTTCGCAGGCATTGTTTATACGCACTGTATTCAGATAATCCGAAACGGTTATGTTCATTTCTTGTTTAAACAGCTTACACAAATGCGGTTTTGAAATATGAACGGCGTCTGAAATATCGTCAAGGTTTTGAACTGTCTGATAATTCTTGTTTATGTATTCGAGAATTAAATCTATAGTTCTGTGTTTTTCTGAAACTTTTTTCTTTTCCGTATTTTTACAACTTGAAAGAATGGTGAGCAGTTCGCAAATATGAATATATGAGTAATTCGGATTTTGTTCCATACGTTGTATTATTTCTATTACAGAACTGAATTGTGCGGAATCCAAATGTATTTTCTGATTGTTAAACATATTGAGCAAGTTTTGGTATGCATCAGGCAACATATATTGTGAAAGATAATGTTCGGTAAAATGAAGTGCATATCTTTCGTGTTCCGTACCGCCGTTGTTTTTGTGGAGATCATCCGGCTTTAACAGAACAATTTCGTTTTTTGATACTGAAATAAGTTTGTCATCGGCAAGCAATGTTGTAGAACCTCTCAAAATGATAAATATTTCATATGAATGGTGATAGTGCAAATTAGATTGCCTGTCACCCTTTTTTCGTGTTTGACGATTGAGGTAAAACCAATCGTTTAAGGGATTATATCCGTTTGCCATATGTGACCGCTCCTTATCTGTTATAACGAGTACATAATATAACAGAAATTTGGTGATGTCAATACAGTATAAATCAAAAATAAAACCGATTGACAACAAGAAATAAATGTGATAAATTATACACAAGGGATATTTATGAAAAACTAATGTATGTGAAAAAACATATAAAGGAAGATGAATATGAAATTAAGAATTTTAGACAAAAATAATAATGAATTGTTTGTAAAACAAGGCTTGAAAATTGACTGTACATATGAGAGTGAATATTCTGCAGGAGATAAAATTTATATTTCGGCAAATAACTGTTATTTCTTCAAAATACAGCTTGACAGTGCATTAAAAGAAACGGTTGTATATGCTCCGTCGGGTAGTTTTGAATATCGAATTCCGACAGAAGTGTTGGAACGTATATATGAAGAAGGTGCTTTTGCGGGAACGGAGCACAGAATACGTGTATCGGAGGCTACTGACAAAGAAGCGTACGGCGAGAGGAATATTTCACTTAATCCATATGACCTGCAAGGTCAAAAAAGATGTTATCCGCACGCATATGCGAATTATGTAACACGCGGTGAGCCTTGCTTTTTTGAAAGAAATGCGATTGACGGCGTACTTGAAAATAAGGGCCACGGAAATTTTCCGTATCATTCTTGGGCAGGCGGTGCAAGAGATGATTTGGAGTATTATGTTGATTTCGGTACAGAAGTTGAAGTTGAAAAATTAGTATTTTATTTAAGAGCTGATTTTCCGCACGATACATATTGGAAGAATATTGATATAGAATTTTCGGACGGTGAAATCGTTACCGCAAACTTCGAGGGTGTTGCAGATGGTCAGGAAGTTGTATTAAAAGAGAAAAAAATTACAAGAACAATTCACCTTACAAATTTCATACAAGCGGTATTCCCGCTTTCTTGGGCGGCATTGTCGCAAATTGAGGTGTACGGCAGATACATAAAGGAAGATTTGAGTAAAATTGAAATAAGAAGTGCCTCAAATCCGAAAGATGTAAAAAATTACACAACCGAACGTTTAAGAGAAGAATTTCATATTGCAAAACTTTTCACAAAAGACAATATCAGAATGGTATATAGCCATATAGACAGAATTATCACCGCGGGAATTATGCCTGTTTACAGTGAATTGAAACTTGAGGCAGGCAAGGAGCTTGCGGCGGATTATTTCCTTCAAAGACGTGAAATGGGTTGTATTAATATCGGCGGAAAAGGTATAATTACCGTTGACGGAACGGAGTATGAAATGAATCCGCGTGACGGTATTTATATCGGTATGGGCAATAAAGATATTTCGTTTAAGTGCGTTGATATTGAAAATCCGCCTAAGTTTTATGTTTCGTCGTGTCCGGCACATACATCGTATCCTGTTGTGAAAATTGATATTACAAAGGCTAAGAAAGTTCCTTGCGGAAGTAAAGAGGATTGCAATAAGCGAGTGATAAACCAATATATTCACCCTGAAGTTATGCAGAGCTGTCAGCTGGCAATGGGACTTACAATGCTTGATGTCGGTTCAAACTGGAACACAATGCCGTGTCATACACATGACAGACGTATGGAGGTTTATTTGTATCTTGATATGGATGAAAATGACGCAGTATTTCATATGATGGGTGAGCCTGATGAAACACGTCACATCATTATGCACAATGAAGAGGCAGTTATTTCGCCGAGTTGGTCGATACATACAGGTGTCGGTACAAAGAATT from Hominilimicola fabiformis includes:
- a CDS encoding glycyl-radical enzyme activating protein codes for the protein MENYMKAKGRIFDIQKYSIHDGPGIRTIVFLKGCALRCRWCCNPESQEFDIQTMMFEGKEKVMGYDVTVEDVMPAILQDTFYYNRSGGGVTLSGGEALLQPNFGPHLLHACKDYGINTAIETTGFARWEFIEKYLPYLDYVLMDIKHMNSAKHKEFTTQPNELIHENAKRIAESGMVDLTIRVPVIPTFNATPEEIYDIAMFAASLKGVKKLHLLPYHRLGQGKYDGLGREYKLDGIDLIPNEYMQELLEVAKKSGLECQIGG
- a CDS encoding GNAT family N-acetyltransferase — translated: MKIEIMNENHRDKVLELSKAFYCSDALDHEVPMNIIETNIDAAISGDKGLIGFVFCEDNEVVGFSYVTTYYETEVGGICVQIIDLYVNENARGKGVATQYFNYLFDKYSGAKRFRLEVVKDNVKAISLYKKMGFTDVSYGQMKIDKI
- the nifJ gene encoding pyruvate:ferredoxin (flavodoxin) oxidoreductase, whose translation is MARKMKTMDGNNAAAYASYAFTDVAAIYPITPSSTMAEVTDKWSAAGQKNIFGRTVRVVEMQSEAGAAGAVHGSLTAGALTTTYTASQGLLLMIPNMYKIAGEQLPCVFNVSARALASHALSIFGDHQDVMACRQTGFAMLASTNPQEAMDLGAVAHLSTIKGKIPFIHFFDGFRTSHEYQKVACWDYSDLADMLDWDALNDFRRKSLNPEHPAQRGTAQNPDVFFQAKEASNKAYDAIPEVVEEYMNKVNEKIGSDYKLFNYYGAEDADEVIIAMGSVCDTISETVDYLNANGRKVGLVKVRLYRPFSVKHLVAAIPSTVKKISVLDRTKEPGSIGEPLYLDVVAALRDTEFANVPVYTGRYGLGSKDTTPAQIIAVFKNTEKKRFTIGINDDVTNLSLALDENPDTTPAGITSCKFWGLGADGTVGANKNSVKIIGDHTDMNVQAYFDYDSKKSGGLTVSHLRFGNAKITSTYLINKADFVACHKASYIRQYNMVEDVKPGGVFLLNCSWNTEELEEHLPGQVKKYIADNNIQFYTIDGVKIGKEIGLGNRINTVLQSAFFKLSKILPEEDAIKYMKDAATASYSKKGDAIVKMNHDAIDAGAQQIVKVEVPESWKNAQSEDLSVKHDGEGKLIDYVNDVLVPINQFRGMQLPVSTFEAYQTGEVPLGSSAFEKRGIAIDVPVWNNETCIECGNCSYVCPHACIRPVILTKEELDNAPEGIRYQNAMQLDGYYYAMAISVYDCTGCGSCANVCPVNNAGKKAPALVMTSFDDETAKEQEKYDYLVQLAEKQEVLDKFKISTVKGSQFRKPYLEFSGACAGCGETPYAKLVTQLFGDRMYIANATGCSSIWGGSSPSTPYTIDVNGHGPAWANSLFEDNAEYGLGMFIAQDTLRNTNIAKLEKIAEENADVKPVVDKFIETKNDAAANKVATDELLKAIANINSKEAKDVLADKEYLSKKSCWIFGGDGWAYDIGFGGVDHVLASGEDVNILVFDTEVYSNTGGQSSKATPTGAIAQFAAAGKEVKKKDLAAIAMSYGYVYVAQVAQGANQAQLLKALLEAESYHGPSLIIAYAPCINHGIKGGMSIAQTEEKKAVDAGYWHLFRFDPRLALDGKNPFQLDSKAPTMDYEDFIMGEVRYNSLARSNPERAKELFAKAKKNAEEKYAHLVKLAQGE
- the nrdD gene encoding anaerobic ribonucleoside-triphosphate reductase, coding for MKVVKKDNTKEPFNVQKVVIAVNKSAFRALVKFTDEEIDFICRFVQDEARKMGKEEIEISEMHNIVEGALERVNPKVAKSYRDYRNYKQDFVQMLDEVYKKSQSIMYIGDKENSNTDSALVSTKRSLIFNQLNKELYKKFFLTTEELQACRDGYIYIHDMSARRDTMNCCLFDVQSVLQGGFEMGNLWYNEPKTLDVAFDVIGDIVLSAASQQYGGFTVPSADLILEPYAEKSYKYYIEKYKNIGLDEEKSKEIAIQDIQRDFEQGFQGWEYKFNSVSSSRGDYPFITVTIGTGTGRFAKMASKTMLEVRKNGQGKKGHKKPVLFPKVVFLYDEKLHGEGGPLEDVFEAGIDCSSKTMYPDWLSLSGEGYIASMYKKYGKIVSPMGCRAFLSPWYEKGGMKPADENDVPVFVGRFNIGAVSLHLPMILAKAQQENKPFFDVLDYYLNLIRQLHLRTYDYLGEMRASTNPLAYCEGGFYGGHLGIHDKIKPILKTATASFGITALNELQQLYNKRSLVEDGEFAIRTLEHINDKVNQFKAEDGKLYAIYGTPAESLCGLQVTQFRKKYGVIENVSDREYVSNSFHCHVTEDITPIQKQDLEKRFWELSNGGKIQYVKYPISYNREAIKTLVRRAMDMGFYEGVNLSLAYCDDCGYEELEMDVCPKCGSKNLTKIERMNGYLSYSRVKGDTRLNNAKMAEIAERKSM
- the nrdG gene encoding anaerobic ribonucleoside-triphosphate reductase activating protein; translation: MRYHNITKDDMLNGDGLRVVLWVAGCEHHCPNCQNPVTWDINGGLEFDEAAKKEIFDELEKNYVSGITFSGGDPLHTQNRKDVGALIEEIKEKFPNKTIWIYSGYDWQEVKDLPCMKYVDVMVDGEFVDGLKDNKLLWRGSTNQKVIDVQKSLEIDKVVLAVK
- a CDS encoding dUTP diphosphatase, with the translated sequence MQRVAKFEKVSFEQFKKDWADTFYVTDGIEKIYEDIKLPKRATAGSAGYDFYAPMAFELKPGETIKIPTGIRVKINDGWVLKLYPRSGLGFKFRVQMNNTVGIIDSDYYNSDNEGHIFCKITNDTNEDKTVSVNKGTGFCQGIFVEYGITFDDDVTDERNGGFGSTGM
- a CDS encoding AraC family transcriptional regulator, which translates into the protein MANGYNPLNDWFYLNRQTRKKGDRQSNLHYHHSYEIFIILRGSTTLLADDKLISVSKNEIVLLKPDDLHKNNGGTEHERYALHFTEHYLSQYMLPDAYQNLLNMFNNQKIHLDSAQFSSVIEIIQRMEQNPNYSYIHICELLTILSSCKNTEKKKVSEKHRTIDLILEYINKNYQTVQNLDDISDAVHISKPHLCKLFKQEMNITVSDYLNTVRINNACELLRNSKHSITDIATACGYNSSTYFCKTFRHIVHMSPNEYRKHIDTN
- the kduI gene encoding 5-dehydro-4-deoxy-D-glucuronate isomerase, with product MEIRSASNPKDVKNYTTERLREEFHIAKLFTKDNIRMVYSHIDRIITAGIMPVYSELKLEAGKELAADYFLQRREMGCINIGGKGIITVDGTEYEMNPRDGIYIGMGNKDISFKCVDIENPPKFYVSSCPAHTSYPVVKIDITKAKKVPCGSKEDCNKRVINQYIHPEVMQSCQLAMGLTMLDVGSNWNTMPCHTHDRRMEVYLYLDMDENDAVFHMMGEPDETRHIIMHNEEAVISPSWSIHTGVGTKNYSFIWAMCGENQEFDDMDFIETKDLK